The region TAAATTTAAAGCTACCATGGCAGTTTTAACAGGCTCTTTAAGTACAGGAGAATCAAAACGCGTAACAGACAGTATTCATATGGCGGCACATAGTTCAAGTACGGATATATTTGATAGTCTCGGTGCAAAACATAATATTAAAATAGATTTTATAAAAAGGGGATATACCGAAAATAACGGAACCGAATGGACAATGATTATCCAAGTAGCAGAACCTAATAAAATAAATTTCGACACTAAAGACGGCGAACCGACTAATGTTATCACCGGTTATATTAGATTTAATTCGGACGGTTCACTTGGAACATATAGTCCTGCCAGCATTACTTTTGGTGCCGCTAACGGCTCGGCATCAGGTCAGCATATAGAGTTAAATTTAGGCAATACAGGTGGACTTGGAGGTATGACGAGCTACGATAATGACTCTTCTACGGAAAATATCAGTCAAGACGGCTTTACAGGCGGTGAAATGAACGGACTCAGGATAGACGAAACAGGCACTCTTATAGGCACATTTACAAACGGTAGAAGTTTTGGTCTAGCACAAGTTGCGGTGGCTAAATTTACAAACAATGCCGGTTTAACAAGTGAAGGTGGAAATTTATTCGCTATGACGGCAAACTCGGGCGATCCTATCATAGGCGCGGCAAACACCGCAGGGCGCGGCAAAATTTCAGCTTCAAGCTTAGAGATGAGTAACGTCGATCTAAGTCGCTCGCTAACTCAACTAATCGTCGTTCAACGCGGTTTTCAAGCAAACTCAAAGACGATCACTACAAGCAACGAGATGTTAAATACACTCTTGCAGCTTAAAAATTAATCCTTTTATTTACTCTTGGGGGCTATTTAACGCCCCTTAAATTTAACCCAAATTTCATCAATTTTTAGCTAAATTTACACATCAAATTTCAAAAATAAAGAGTTAAAATGCAAGTAACACTTCTAAATTTCACTCCTCTTAATATCTGCTCGCACGCGATTCGCACCTGCTGGCAAAGCTTTGATAAGGGTGATAATGGAGGTGAAAAGGATATCGAGCTGATTGATCGCGTGGGCAACAAATACAAGCACGCAAGCACGCTTGAGCATTTGTATTATAACTTCTACATCCAAGGAATTTCACGAGCACTTCTTCAAGAGCTAGCCCGCCACCGCATAGCAAGCCTAAGCGTCAAGTCCACGCGCTACACGCTAAAAGAGCTTAAAAATGAGGCGAAATTTGAGCTAGGCGACTTTGAAAATGCAGGCAGATACATTGTGCTAACGGGTAACGAGCTAATTGATAACGCAAGCATAAAAGCGCTTGATAATCTGCGCGAAATTTTAGCTACGACTACAACGAGTCTTGATATAGTTAAATACTGCTTGCCAGAGTGCTATAAAACCGAACTTACTTGGAGCGTAAACGCTAGAAGCCTTCAAAATTTCCTCTCGCTTAGAAGCTCAAAATCCGCTCTTTGGGAGATCAGAGATCTTGCTCATAAAATTTACGGCACATTGCCTGATGAGCATAGATTTATTTTTGAAAATCATATTTACGTGCCCGAAGCCAAAGAACAAATATAAAATAAGTGAAAATCTAAAATTTATGAAATAAATACTTTTAAAAATACCGATTCGTAATACTTAAAAATTTGTTTGCAATATATAAAATCTGAAATATAAATTTAAATTTGTTGAATTTTAGGATGTTTATAGCAATTTATTTTATTTGCAACTAAGTTGCATTTGATATACTTTCGCAAAAATTTTCTATCAAAAAAGGAAAATATGTGAAAAAAGCCTTACAAATTGCATTTATATCAACTGCACTTAGTGCAAACGAAATTTCGCTTCAAAAAATAGAAGTAGTTGCGACATACGATACAAACGAGACTTCAGCTTATTCGTCATCTTCAAAACTAACTCGCGATAAGTTAGATAAAATGACTTCTAAAAACCACACGATAGCAGATAGTTTAAAGAGTAATCCAAATGTATCATTTAATAGATTATCGGATTTAGGAACCGACACAGGCGAGATAAAGCCGCAAGACTTCAGTATAAACGGAGCTAAATTTTATCAAAACAACTTTCTCATCGACGGCGCAAATTTTAACCATGACATAAATCCCGCAAATCGCAATTCAAACGGGTACGAAACACCTTATTATCACGTAGAAAGAGCTGCGTCTCTAAGCTCGCAATCACTCACGCTTGATACGGATCTGCTTGAAAGTATAGAGGTGATAGATAGTGGCGTGTCGGCTAGATACGGTGATTTTCAAGGTGGTGTCGTAAATGCCAAGACGCGCGATCCAAAGCGCAAATTTGGTGGTATTTTAAGCTCACAATACACAAGCACAGAGTGGCAGAAGACTTTTATACACGAGGATAATAAAAAATTTTATTCAAGCCAAAGCGGTTATGATAAAAGCAATTTTAAAAAAAGACGCCACAGAATTGGACTAGAAGGTTACACAAGCGAAAATTTCGGGCTTTTATTTGATTATACTAGATTTAGCTCTGTTATAAAATACGACATCAAATCTCAATTAATAAATACCGATATAGCCCAAATTCCAAACGATGAGAGACTGGTTGAAAACTATTTTTTAAAAAATATCTGGCAAATAAACGATAGAGTGGTTTTAAAGCCTAGCGTGCTTTATTCTCTACAAAAAAACAAGATGTTTGAAGAAGATAGTCTTGATTCTTCAATGTCATATAAATATGGCGGAATAGCTGCAAATTTAAACGCCGAAATCGATCTTGACAGAGTATTTTTAGAACAAACTTTAAGTTACTCGAAATTTGAGACTTCAAGATACACCGACAACAAAGGCGCTAAATACGATTACAAAAAATCAAGCGTTAAAAACTGGGGGTATAACGACATATCAAGCTACGGCGGTATAAGCGATGTAAGACAAGATCAAACCAGCCTTGAGTACAAACTAAATGCAAAGATGGAAGATTTTGATCTTTTTGGCGTATCGCACGCTTTTTCAAGCGGATTTGAGCTGTCTAAAACAAGCGGAATTTATGAAATTTTAAAACCTTACGAACATTATCTGGATCCAAAGCCGATTTTAGACGGGCATATATGCGCACCTGATGACAAAACCTGCGTAAACGACGATAGCTTTGCAGAAATTCCGGGAGCTACGGGGCAATTTTTATCCCAGAAGAGTTATTACGGCGATGTAAGAAATAAAACCGTCATCAATAAAGCGGCATTGTATGTCGAGGATGAGATCAAATTTGACCGCTTTAAAATTCGTCCGGGCATTAGAGTGCAAAAGGATAGTTTTGATAATGATGTTTTAATAGCGCCGCGCTTTGTAACCGAATACGAAATTTATCATAAAAATTTCATAGGTTTTGGTCTAAACAGATACTACGGACGAAATTTATTTGCATATAAAATTTATAAAGATACGCAAAAACATCGTCTGTTTTATTCTAGAAATAAAGCAAGCGATCCTTTCGTAAATCCCTTTAAAGAGTCTGAAACAAACGGCGAAAATGATCTAAAAACTCCGCACGATGATGAAAAAAGTATATTTTATCGCGGAGATATCGGTAATGTAAGGTTAAATTTAAAATACGTAAAAAGAGATAGCAAAAACGAAGTTTTAACTCTAAACGGCAAGCATATAGGCCGTGATGAAGATAAATTATACTTCGTAAATAACGGCAAAAGCAGCACTCAAATTTACACTTTCAGCATTGCAAATATCATGCCTGTAGAAATTTTAAGTACAAAAAACGACTTTGAACTCTCATTTGCCAAAACTTCCAAAAAGAGCAATTTTAGAGATT is a window of Campylobacter sp. CCUG 57310 DNA encoding:
- the thyX gene encoding FAD-dependent thymidylate synthase → MQVTLLNFTPLNICSHAIRTCWQSFDKGDNGGEKDIELIDRVGNKYKHASTLEHLYYNFYIQGISRALLQELARHRIASLSVKSTRYTLKELKNEAKFELGDFENAGRYIVLTGNELIDNASIKALDNLREILATTTTSLDIVKYCLPECYKTELTWSVNARSLQNFLSLRSSKSALWEIRDLAHKIYGTLPDEHRFIFENHIYVPEAKEQI
- a CDS encoding TonB-dependent receptor plug domain-containing protein; this encodes MKKALQIAFISTALSANEISLQKIEVVATYDTNETSAYSSSSKLTRDKLDKMTSKNHTIADSLKSNPNVSFNRLSDLGTDTGEIKPQDFSINGAKFYQNNFLIDGANFNHDINPANRNSNGYETPYYHVERAASLSSQSLTLDTDLLESIEVIDSGVSARYGDFQGGVVNAKTRDPKRKFGGILSSQYTSTEWQKTFIHEDNKKFYSSQSGYDKSNFKKRRHRIGLEGYTSENFGLLFDYTRFSSVIKYDIKSQLINTDIAQIPNDERLVENYFLKNIWQINDRVVLKPSVLYSLQKNKMFEEDSLDSSMSYKYGGIAANLNAEIDLDRVFLEQTLSYSKFETSRYTDNKGAKYDYKKSSVKNWGYNDISSYGGISDVRQDQTSLEYKLNAKMEDFDLFGVSHAFSSGFELSKTSGIYEILKPYEHYLDPKPILDGHICAPDDKTCVNDDSFAEIPGATGQFLSQKSYYGDVRNKTVINKAALYVEDEIKFDRFKIRPGIRVQKDSFDNDVLIAPRFVTEYEIYHKNFIGFGLNRYYGRNLFAYKIYKDTQKHRLFYSRNKASDPFVNPFKESETNGENDLKTPHDDEKSIFYRGDIGNVRLNLKYVKRDSKNEVLTLNGKHIGRDEDKLYFVNNGKSSTQIYTFSIANIMPVEILSTKNDFELSFAKTSKKSNFRDYADKNSEDLVIYENKFIKASELPQIDYNVPFTAKFTHRINFSSFNVTNFINHIGKTPALTSKYNRTHRKTQYTKINLPSRTIWDMRVSYEKNLKDDFRFFANLDINNVLNKKYPIVASKKHFGAGRNFWLEMGVKW